The following coding sequences lie in one Lolium perenne isolate Kyuss_39 chromosome 2, Kyuss_2.0, whole genome shotgun sequence genomic window:
- the LOC139835629 gene encoding uncharacterized protein: protein MAEPKMIGMSTTTSARKRRTCSEPNAVLMKQSSLEDSRQSDPVQHYDNAGVMKKSLVEDRAQKRFRGEPMQRYNNAVVMKQSSSEERPTKSSDLSSDASSHRRQPRPFLSSNSKYLKAV, encoded by the exons atggctgaacctaaaatgataggcatgtcgaccacgactagtgcacgcaagagaaggacctgcagcgagcca aatgcagttttaatgaagcagtcatcattagaagatagtcgccaaagcgaccctgtgcaacattatgat aatgcaggtgtaatgaagaagtccttagtagaagatagagcgcaaaaaaggttccggggtgagcctatgcaacgatataat aatgcagttgtgatgaagcaatcttcatcagaagagaggcccacaaaaagttctgatctttcttctgatgcatcctctcatagacgtcaacctagaccattcctttcatcaaacagtaaatatctcaaggct